A stretch of Paenibacillus peoriae DNA encodes these proteins:
- a CDS encoding spore germination protein, protein MWSKIISYIPSWSILFQAGLALIIPLGIYYINTSIYSFVGSKGAKSKHSSGRPLSDENNEGHLDQQNKPNSKITGNYDSDLNSIRESIGGNSDVHFREFMLKKFHARSVLVFIEGMQDEKLMSNQVLEVLMFEGQQDQQEQPESISSSFIKDSLMPLTQISEVTSMEELHEFILLGHTALLIEGMKEALLVGSPNGAIRSVNEPTSEALLRGPRIGFTEVLSENTSMLRRQGLNKSLEMKKFQVGSRIKKDLVVAYIKDIVNPDLLEEVNRRISKIDMDFLAESGYVEQLIEDNYLSPFQQVHNTERPDRVINALLEGRIAILLDGTPFALIVPVTFSMLLQSPEDYYERWIPGSLLRLLRFFGAFIALMGPALYISFISFHPGLIPTKLVISIIQTRQGVPFPSVIEVMILEISIEILREAGIRLPKPIGPAMGIVGGLVIGDAAVNAGIVSPFLVIVVAVTAISSFSIPTYSAGITLRLLRFVGMLFAAILGMLGTILFFLLICIHLTKLKSFGVPYVTPFSPMRLSDLKDMYIRAPISLMKRRPVMMKTQQKRRRP, encoded by the coding sequence TTGTGGTCTAAAATAATTTCTTATATTCCGAGCTGGAGTATACTCTTTCAAGCAGGCCTCGCGTTGATTATTCCTTTAGGGATTTATTATATAAACACCTCGATTTATTCGTTTGTCGGTAGTAAGGGAGCGAAATCCAAACATTCTTCCGGTCGGCCGCTCTCCGATGAAAATAACGAAGGGCACCTTGATCAACAGAATAAACCAAACTCTAAAATTACAGGGAATTACGATTCCGATTTAAATTCGATCCGAGAGTCTATAGGCGGAAATAGTGATGTGCATTTTCGTGAGTTTATGTTGAAAAAATTTCATGCTCGGTCCGTATTAGTCTTCATAGAAGGCATGCAGGATGAAAAGCTTATGAGCAATCAGGTATTGGAGGTCTTGATGTTTGAGGGCCAGCAGGACCAACAGGAACAGCCGGAAAGTATAAGTAGCTCTTTTATAAAAGATAGCTTGATGCCACTTACGCAAATTAGTGAAGTTACCAGTATGGAGGAACTGCACGAGTTCATCCTTTTAGGTCATACTGCCTTATTAATTGAAGGAATGAAGGAAGCACTACTGGTAGGCTCGCCTAATGGCGCCATTCGCTCCGTCAATGAACCAACCTCTGAAGCACTACTTCGGGGTCCCAGAATCGGTTTTACGGAAGTATTAAGTGAAAATACTTCGATGCTTCGACGCCAGGGCTTAAATAAAAGTCTGGAAATGAAGAAATTTCAAGTGGGAAGCCGAATCAAAAAGGATCTGGTTGTCGCGTACATCAAGGATATTGTGAATCCGGATCTTCTTGAAGAAGTAAACCGCAGAATATCAAAAATAGATATGGATTTTTTGGCTGAATCCGGTTATGTGGAGCAACTCATCGAAGACAATTATTTAAGTCCGTTCCAGCAGGTTCACAACACAGAGCGACCCGACCGTGTCATTAATGCATTACTGGAAGGAAGAATAGCCATTCTTCTGGACGGGACTCCCTTTGCACTTATTGTCCCGGTGACCTTCAGTATGCTGCTTCAATCTCCCGAGGATTATTATGAACGCTGGATTCCAGGTTCACTTTTACGTTTGCTGAGATTTTTTGGAGCTTTCATAGCGCTGATGGGCCCTGCTTTGTATATCTCTTTTATTTCATTTCATCCCGGTTTGATTCCGACCAAGCTGGTCATTAGCATCATTCAGACCCGTCAAGGCGTCCCTTTTCCTTCCGTCATTGAAGTCATGATTCTGGAAATTTCGATCGAAATCCTGCGGGAAGCCGGCATCCGATTGCCCAAACCCATTGGTCCTGCAATGGGCATTGTGGGAGGCTTGGTCATCGGCGACGCTGCTGTAAATGCGGGCATCGTCAGCCCCTTCCTGGTGATTGTGGTTGCGGTAACTGCCATTTCTTCATTTTCGATACCGACATACAGTGCGGGCATTACCTTGCGCCTACTGCGTTTCGTCGGCATGCTCTTTGCAGCAATCCTGGGGATGCTCGGAACCATATTGTTCTTTCTGTTGATTTGTATCCATCTGACGAAATTGAAAAGCTTCGGCGTCCCATATGTGACTCCCTTTTCCCCGATGCGTCTAAGCGACTTGAAAGATATGTACATCCGAGCTCCTATATCTCTAATGAAACGAAGACCTGTTATGATGAAAACGCAGCAAAAAAGGCGTAGACCATGA
- a CDS encoding GerAB/ArcD/ProY family transporter encodes MFRRSDDKITTKQAAVFLTNTVLGAGILTLPRGVTEQVQTPDAWLSVLIGGGIVIFVVWVMVKLSQQFPGNTIYQYSRRIVGTVPGGILSVLLIIYFIIIAGFEIRVLAEVTMFFLLEGTPIWAIVIPFIWVGSYLVFGGINPIVRLYQIVLPISLFFLLFCFLFSLRIFEIDHLRPVLSEGVLPVIKGLKSTILVFSGCEVVMTLVAFMQHPEKAFKAMVVGISIPLILYFLTVVMVIGGLSVDSTVTSTWPTINLMRSFEIPGFLFERLEFPLLVIWMMQMFCNSCSFFFNASLGVSQVFGFKYRYAVFGLIPLIFISTMTPVRMMEVFSLGDAIGYMGILLFILIPVFLSIVFMIRKKGMKQNV; translated from the coding sequence GTGTTTAGACGCTCTGATGACAAGATCACAACGAAGCAGGCGGCTGTATTCCTGACCAATACCGTATTGGGCGCAGGGATTTTGACACTGCCGAGGGGTGTAACTGAACAAGTACAGACTCCTGATGCATGGCTTTCTGTCCTCATCGGTGGAGGTATTGTCATATTCGTCGTCTGGGTCATGGTGAAATTAAGTCAACAGTTTCCCGGAAACACCATATACCAATACTCCAGAAGAATTGTAGGCACTGTTCCGGGAGGAATCTTAAGCGTGCTATTGATTATATACTTTATAATCATTGCCGGCTTTGAAATACGTGTGTTAGCTGAAGTGACCATGTTTTTTCTACTCGAAGGCACACCCATCTGGGCGATTGTGATTCCATTTATCTGGGTAGGGAGTTATTTAGTTTTTGGAGGCATTAATCCCATCGTGCGACTGTACCAGATTGTACTTCCAATCAGTCTTTTCTTTCTGCTTTTTTGTTTTCTCTTTAGCTTAAGGATTTTTGAAATTGATCATCTTCGTCCCGTATTGAGTGAAGGGGTTTTGCCCGTCATCAAGGGGCTGAAATCAACTATCCTTGTTTTCAGTGGATGTGAAGTCGTCATGACACTGGTCGCTTTTATGCAGCACCCCGAGAAGGCATTTAAGGCCATGGTAGTGGGGATCAGTATCCCTTTAATTTTGTACTTTTTGACCGTAGTTATGGTGATCGGCGGGCTATCGGTAGATTCCACTGTGACAAGTACTTGGCCTACCATTAATTTGATGCGCAGTTTTGAAATCCCTGGATTTCTTTTTGAACGTCTAGAGTTTCCACTGCTAGTGATCTGGATGATGCAAATGTTTTGTAATTCCTGCAGTTTTTTCTTCAATGCATCCTTAGGTGTTTCACAGGTGTTTGGTTTTAAATATCGTTATGCGGTTTTCGGTTTAATCCCGCTAATCTTTATCTCCACAATGACTCCTGTTCGTATGATGGAAGTGTTTAGCCTGGGCGATGCGATCGGATATATGGGAATCCTATTATTTATTTTGATTCCGGTATTTCTCTCCATTGTGTTCATGATCAGGAAGAAGGGAATGAAGCAAAATGTGTAG